One Gammaproteobacteria bacterium genomic window, TCTCGGGCCATTCCACCAGGCATATCCCCTCGCCGGCGAGGTAGTCCCGTACCCCCAGGTACTCGAGTTCCTCCGGATCGGCCAGTCGATAGAGGTCAAAATGGTAAACGGGTGCATTCGGCAGTTCGTAGGGTTCCACCAGCGTAAAGGTCGGACTCTTCACGCTGTCCCGATATCCCAGCGCGTGGATGAATCCCCGGGCGAAGGTCGACTTTCCCGCACCGAGGTCTCCGATGAGAAAGATAAGTTCCCCTCCCTGGCACGCCCTGGCCAGTCGACCGCCCAATTTGCGGGTCTCTGACTCGTCCCGGCTTTCCAGCGCCCTATCCACCTGACCGTCGCGGATTGACTAGCGATCGCACGATCGGCGGAAGGTCCCCGGCCAGCATGCCGCGCTCGCCGTCCGCCGCCGCCACCACGTCGGCCGCGCTCGCATGCAGGCACACACCCGTCTGTGCCGCATCTCCGAGGCCGAGTCCCTGCGCGATCAGCGCTGCGATGATTCCCGTCAGGACATCACCCATCCCCCCCGTGGCCATGCCGGGGTTGCCCGCATCGCAGAGCGCAGTCAACCCGACACCGCCGATCAGCGTACCGGACCCCTTGAGGACGACCACGCCGCCGTATTGATCGGCGATGCGTTCGACGGCGGCAAACCTGTCGTGCTGCACTTGCGAAGTCGTGCATCCCAGGAGCCGTGCGGCCTCCCCGGGGTGCGGCGTCAGAACGCGCCCCCCACCGGCTTGTGGGGCCCCCTCTGAGAGAAGGTTCAGGGCATCGGCATCCATGACCACCGGCTGGTCCACCTCCAGTACACGAGGCAACATCCTCCGGCCCCATTCTCCCCGCCCCAGTCCCGGACCGATCGCGACGACCGTGGCCCTGGACAGCAACGGCTCCAGTTCCGCCTCGTTCTCGACCCCCCGGACCATGAGTTCGGGGCGATTGGCGTTGAGCACGCCGGCATGGTCCGCCCGTGTGGCTACACTGACCAGCCCCGCGCCGGTTCGCGCAGCGGCCTCACCGGCCAGCCGCGCCGCA contains:
- the tsaE gene encoding tRNA (adenosine(37)-N6)-threonylcarbamoyltransferase complex ATPase subunit type 1 TsaE → MDRALESRDESETRKLGGRLARACQGGELIFLIGDLGAGKSTFARGFIHALGYRDSVKSPTFTLVEPYELPNAPVYHFDLYRLADPEELEYLGVRDYLAGEGICLVEWPEKGAGVLPQPDIEVRLEETSFGRRLRFRASSDAGRRALRAIGSGVDQ